GAACATCGGCGGCTGAGGCCGGCTCCCGGCTACGCCCCCGTCGCCTGCCGCCCGGCGTCCGGGGAACCGGAGATCCGCCAGCGCACCCCCACGAGCCCCGCCTCCTTCACGAGCCCCTCCACCAGGGGGCCGTAGTTCTCCTCCACCCATTGACGGAAGTAGGCGTCGGGGGCCGCGAGCACCAGGTGCCCGTCCTCCACGTCCACCGCGCGAGCCTGGGCCAGCCACGAGAGCGCGTAGCGCTTGCCGTTGTCCCGCAGCCACCCGAGGCACTCGTTCCACCGGCGGCCCGCCTCGGTGGACTCGTCCGCGGACGGAGCGGGGGACGGCTCGGAGACCGGCTCCAGGTAGCGCGCCCACACCCGGGGCGAGCAGAACGCCTGGGCCGTGCAGCGCGGCTCGCGCGTGCGGCCCCACTCCGAGTGCAGGTAGCCGCGCCACGCCGCCTGGAGCCGGCGCTCGTCCCCCCCCACCTTGTCCAGGGCGAAGCGGTACCAGGCGCCCCACGTCCGGGGACGCTCCTCGGCGGGGATGCCGGGCAGCGTCTGGCAGCGCTCGCGCTGGCAGGACTCGAAGAAGGCCTCGGCCTGGGCCTCTTCCTCCGCCGGGCAGGGCTCGGCGGAGGCGGACGTGCTCCGGGTCGTCAGGGCGGTGGCGGCCGCCTGGAGCCGCACCTCCGGGGGCGGAGAGGCCGGCACCATGTGCATGCCCGGCAGGCAGCGCTGGATGGGCGTCGTCTCCTCGGGCACGTCCTCCACCGTGGGTGGGGGCACGGGCAGGAGCCTGCTCGCGGACGTCCCCGTTTCCCTGACCTCCGCCGCGGCAGCAGCAGAAGAAGTCTTCTTCTCACTCTCCCTTTCCTTCTTCTTTCTGGGCGAGGACGTCCCGGACGCGTCCGCCGGACGTCCCGCGGACACGCCGGAGCCCTTGGCGGCGCGCTCCTTCCTCTTGCGCTCGGCTTCCTTCTGCCTCTTTTCGAGGACTTGCACGTAGCGATCGCACAGCGTGAGGCGGACCGTGTCCCCCTCCCGGACGAGGATCCGGGCGCGCAGCAACGCGTCCCAGAACGCACCGGGGGTGCCCGTCCACCGGACCGCGCCTTCCAGGGCCTCGCACCACACCGCCTCGTCCGCGGACGCGTCCGGCACCTGTCCGCCGGACTGTCCTCCGGACATGGCGAAGGGCTCGAAGCGCCCGGAGGGCAGCGCCTGCACCGCCCAGATCTGCAGTTCCACGATGGAGCCCAGGAAGGCCCGCCGGTCCATCCCCAGGGTACGTGCCGCACACACCGCCTCGAGGCTCATGGGAAAGCCCACGTCGACCTGTACCCAGTCCAGTCCGGCCATGTCATCGCCTCCCGTGGAACCGCCGCGCGTCCGCCGCTCTGTCTCCGGGAGCACAGAGCTGATCCCCTCGCGAGTGAGGCTCGGGGAGGACGCTGATCGCCGGGTGATCCACGTTCGCGATCTGAGGCGTCCCCGCCCGGTCGTCTACCCCCCGGGGGTTCTGGCCCTCCAGGATCAGCGGATCCGCGTGCTCCAAGTGTCGCCTGGTCTCGTCGGCGGTAGTGGGCGGTAGCGGGCGCAACAGCCCGCTACAGGTTGTCTCCTGTTAGGAAGGGGCCCCATGAGCATTGGAAAGAAGATCGCCCTGGGCTTTGGCCTGTCGCTGCTGGTGCTGCTGCTCGTGGCGCTGGTGGCGTTCCAGGGCGCCCGGCAGCTACAGGAGACCACCGAGGGCCTGGTGGACAGCCGCGATCAGGGCCGCCGCATGTCCATGGTCCTCTCGCTCATCGTGGACGCCGAGACGAGCCAGCGCGGCTTCGTCATCACCGGCGACCCGACCTATCTGGAGCCCTACCATCGGGCCCGTCAGCGGCTGGACGAGGATCTCCTCCTCCTGCGCCGCGATCTGGCCGGCTCTCCCACGCAACTGGAGCGCCTGGAGCGGCTCGAGCCCATCATCCGCGAGCGGCTCGCCACCCTGGATCGCACGCGCCAGTTGCGCGAGCAGTCCGGAAGCATGGATGCCGTGGCGCAGGCCGTCCGCGCGAGCTCGGGCCGGGGCCGGCAGTTGATGGACGAGGTGCGCCGGGGACTCGGTGAGATGTTGAAGTACGAGGATCTGCGCTGGGCGGAGTTCGAGAGCCAGGCGCGGGAGAGCGCCTGGCGCAGCATCTGGGTGCTGGCCTCGGGCACGCTCCTGGGCCTGCTCATCGTGGGCCTGGGCAGTTGGATCATCACCCGGAGCATCACCGGCCCGCTGGACAAGCTGGTGAAGGGCACCGTGCAACTGGGCCGCGGCAACCTCGAGCACCGCATCGAGGTGCACAACCGCGACGAGACCGGGGAGCTGGCGCGCGCCTTCAATGACATGGCCGAGCGCCGCAAGGCCGCCGAGGCCCAGCTCGCCGAGCAGGCCCAGCAGCGCGAGCACACCCTGCGGACGGTGGCCGAGTTCGTCAACCAGCTCGCGGCCACCACGTCGGAGGTGTTGGTGAGCACCACGCAGCAGGTGGCCAGCGCCCAGGAGCAGGGCAGCGCGGTGGCCGAGACGGTGAGTACCGTCGAGGAGATCGCCCAGACGTCCGAGGAGGCGGCGGGACGCGCGCGCACGGTGAGCGAGTCGGCGCGCCACGCCGAGGAGGTGGGCCGCAACGGCCGGCGCACGGTGGATGAAGCGGTGGCGGCCATGTCCACCGTGCGCGAGCAGGTGGAGTCCATCGCCTCGCGCATCCTCGCCCTGGCCGAGCAGGCCCAGGCCATCGGCGACATCATCACCACCGTCAACGACATCTCCGAGCAGACGCACATGCTCGCCCTCAACGCCTCCATCGAGGCCAGCCGCGCGGGTGAGCACGGCCGGGGCTTCGCCGTGGTGGCCGCCGAGGTGAAGGCGCTCGCGGACCAGTCCAAGAAGTCCACCACCCAGGTGCGGCAGATTCTGGGGCAGATCCAGAAGGCCACCCAGGGCGCGGTGATGACCACGGAGGAGGGCACCAAGAGCGTGGGCACGGCCGTGCGCGTGGTGTCGCAAGCGGGCAGCACCATCCAGACGCTGGGAGATCTGCTCGGCCAGGCGTCGCTCACCGGGGCGCAGATCTCCGCTTCCGCCGCCCAGCAGGCCACCGGCATCGGGCAGATCCGCCAGGCCATGCGCGACGTGAGCCAGGCCACCCAGCAGATGCTCTCCAGTACCCGCCAGACCGAGCGCGCCATGCAGGACCTCAACGGCATGGGCCAGAAGCTCAAGAGCCTGCTGGGCGAGTACGGACGCGCCGCGTGAGCGCGCTCACAGCACTGCGCAGTCCTTCCAGGTGAGGCCCGTGTCCCGGGCGAAGTCCAGCAGCCGGGGCACCGCCTCGTGCACCTTGTCGTGCACGTCGTGGAAGAGGACGATGCCGCGCCGCCACAGCAGCATCAGGGTGACGACCCGGTCCGTGGTGGGCCCGGGCGCGACGGTGGCGTTCCAGTCCTGGGAGTCGATGTTCCAGAGCATCACCTCGCCGCCCTGGCCCGACAACCACCGGGTCAACTCCGGCGAGCGCTGTCCATAGGGGGGCCGGAAGAGGACCTTCCGGGTGCCCGCCAGGCCCAGGGTGGAGAGCCGCTCGCGCGAGCCCTCCACCGACTCCTTCCACGTGGCCAGCTTCTGGTGCGACACGTGCCGCTGTCCGTGGGAGCCGACGCACTGGCCCTGGTACAGCGCCTGGAGTGACGCCGCGCTCGTCCTTCCCAGGCGCGTCTCGAGCGCGTCGCCGAGCACGAAGAAGACGCCCTTGGCCTCCCGCGCGTTGAGCAGCGCCACCAGGCGGTCCGTGCCCTTGCCCGCGGGCGTGGGGCCATCGTCGAAGGTGAGCAGGAACTGCCGGTCCGGCCAGTCCGAGCCGGTGACTTCTCCGGGCCCGAGTGGGAGGATCTCACTGGTCGGGGAGGGGAACAGGGCCGCCAGCCGCAACTGCTCCTTCACGTAGAGCGTATAGAAGCGCGAGTCCATCGCCAGCCAGGCCTGGTACTCGGGGCCGAGGCCCGCCACGAACGCGCCGCCCAGCCGCACGACGTTCGCCGCGGTGGGCTCCTCCGCGCCGCAGCCCGGCTCGGAGGGAGCGCCACAGGCCGCCCGGGCCGCGCGCAGGTTGCGCGCCACGGTGTCCTTCACGCCCTCGAGCCAG
The DNA window shown above is from Cystobacter fuscus DSM 2262 and carries:
- a CDS encoding DnaA N-terminal domain-containing protein; amino-acid sequence: MAGLDWVQVDVGFPMSLEAVCAARTLGMDRRAFLGSIVELQIWAVQALPSGRFEPFAMSGGQSGGQVPDASADEAVWCEALEGAVRWTGTPGAFWDALLRARILVREGDTVRLTLCDRYVQVLEKRQKEAERKRKERAAKGSGVSAGRPADASGTSSPRKKKERESEKKTSSAAAAAEVRETGTSASRLLPVPPPTVEDVPEETTPIQRCLPGMHMVPASPPPEVRLQAAATALTTRSTSASAEPCPAEEEAQAEAFFESCQRERCQTLPGIPAEERPRTWGAWYRFALDKVGGDERRLQAAWRGYLHSEWGRTREPRCTAQAFCSPRVWARYLEPVSEPSPAPSADESTEAGRRWNECLGWLRDNGKRYALSWLAQARAVDVEDGHLVLAAPDAYFRQWVEENYGPLVEGLVKEAGLVGVRWRISGSPDAGRQATGA
- a CDS encoding methyl-accepting chemotaxis protein, which produces MSIGKKIALGFGLSLLVLLLVALVAFQGARQLQETTEGLVDSRDQGRRMSMVLSLIVDAETSQRGFVITGDPTYLEPYHRARQRLDEDLLLLRRDLAGSPTQLERLERLEPIIRERLATLDRTRQLREQSGSMDAVAQAVRASSGRGRQLMDEVRRGLGEMLKYEDLRWAEFESQARESAWRSIWVLASGTLLGLLIVGLGSWIITRSITGPLDKLVKGTVQLGRGNLEHRIEVHNRDETGELARAFNDMAERRKAAEAQLAEQAQQREHTLRTVAEFVNQLAATTSEVLVSTTQQVASAQEQGSAVAETVSTVEEIAQTSEEAAGRARTVSESARHAEEVGRNGRRTVDEAVAAMSTVREQVESIASRILALAEQAQAIGDIITTVNDISEQTHMLALNASIEASRAGEHGRGFAVVAAEVKALADQSKKSTTQVRQILGQIQKATQGAVMTTEEGTKSVGTAVRVVSQAGSTIQTLGDLLGQASLTGAQISASAAQQATGIGQIRQAMRDVSQATQQMLSSTRQTERAMQDLNGMGQKLKSLLGEYGRAA
- a CDS encoding polysaccharide deacetylase family protein: MNLRSLSLTLPLLALLSGASSRAAGPKEVAVADRSLWPRPLRSSQDFDLASRAENLVFAHVLGELEARAEGFPALLGVKQVHDESVRRWLEGVKDTVARNLRAARAACGAPSEPGCGAEEPTAANVVRLGGAFVAGLGPEYQAWLAMDSRFYTLYVKEQLRLAALFPSPTSEILPLGPGEVTGSDWPDRQFLLTFDDGPTPAGKGTDRLVALLNAREAKGVFFVLGDALETRLGRTSAASLQALYQGQCVGSHGQRHVSHQKLATWKESVEGSRERLSTLGLAGTRKVLFRPPYGQRSPELTRWLSGQGGEVMLWNIDSQDWNATVAPGPTTDRVVTLMLLWRRGIVLFHDVHDKVHEAVPRLLDFARDTGLTWKDCAVL